From the Opitutia bacterium genome, one window contains:
- a CDS encoding heavy metal-responsive transcriptional regulator gives MTIGELAKSAGVNVQTIRFYEREGLLPDAHRWPDSGYRDFDDEALLRLRFIRSAKELGFTLREIRELLDLRILPGESCAEMKHLLELKLTDLDRRMQEMRRLRRVLSKLVVACQHRQKRTTCPALWAIER, from the coding sequence ATGACCATTGGAGAACTCGCGAAATCCGCCGGAGTGAACGTGCAAACCATCCGTTTTTACGAACGCGAGGGCCTGCTGCCCGATGCGCATCGCTGGCCGGACTCGGGATACCGCGACTTTGACGACGAGGCCCTGCTCCGGCTGCGCTTTATCCGGTCGGCCAAGGAACTCGGGTTCACCCTGCGGGAAATCCGCGAATTGCTTGACCTGCGGATTTTGCCAGGGGAGTCGTGCGCGGAGATGAAGCACCTGCTGGAGTTGAAGCTCACGGACCTCGACCGGCGGATGCAGGAGATGCGCCGCCTGCGGCGGGTGCTGAGCAAACTGGTTGTCGCCTGCCAGCACCGGCAGAAGAGAACAACCTGCCCGGCGCTGTGGGCCATCGAACGATGA
- a CDS encoding relaxase domain-containing protein has translation MLTIRMVKGFGKALGEYLRQADYYAQGMKVEGHCQGRLCAAVGLAEGAAITDEAFERIAANRHALTDEQLTERMAAGRRAGYDAVFNAPKSVSIQAFIGGDDRLIAAHETAVRKALHELESFARHQTGRGLNKRHVASGGIAAAVFRHGESRALDPHLHSHSFVFNVTASETGRLMALESSAIFENTRYLTEVYRNALAREVQRLGYAIERRDHGFELAGVSSDLLERFSKRAQQRDAAIKVREVELGRELSRDEIALLVRENRAAKQYELTPDEVRQGQLAQVNEGELAQLQALKTGALCSGPPERLALSEAIARAAEHLFERRTVVSEQEFTATVLREAYGQHSLEEAKAAIAVDDRLLRAEGQVSTQAALDLERSLVDRLNAGVGRHDSGFGFVAYAEGGHLTREQRQAVEQVLDSRDVVTVLRGRAGTGKTQTLATLIEGVTRFDCRMACFAPSTQAVTILHEDGQRQGAAGHSGAGHVLGGAHTVQRLLVDESLQQSLKRSVLVVDEYGLLSVRQLKQLVDIAEKQQARLLLVGDSAQHKSVEAGDAARIIERETRVRVVTLSEVHRQAVNPAYKAAAEDLAAGRVAAGLKRLDRMGAVVEIENPALRREHMVREWFQATLETKLVRTATGQAERAKTALMVAPTWTEIDQLNVIARHRLRTNGQLTGEDQKFVALRAKDWTHAQQKNIRNYRPGDVLVAHKDTKHFSRGDELRVLRKEKRRIIATRGTTELSLSPCQSGLTWTVCEERPNPVTAGDRLRLRSIARVESPSGQIRRLANGAVVMVQSVNAAGQIVLQDGSTLHTRQVAYGYALTSHASQGVTVDKVFLAGAASREGLYVAATRGRESVRIFVPDREDFLDAAGLRSEARTSALEFTRSFRPDLRTHLARAWNYLQQVRAQVVDYLVAQPDVRFLPPPEIHRIPVRAVERVCSHASEDYSPGHRHSEAPDQGMRMRL, from the coding sequence ATGCTGACGATTCGTATGGTGAAAGGCTTCGGCAAAGCCCTGGGGGAATACCTCCGGCAAGCCGACTACTATGCCCAAGGCATGAAGGTGGAGGGCCACTGCCAGGGGCGGCTCTGCGCCGCCGTGGGGCTCGCCGAAGGAGCGGCGATCACTGATGAGGCGTTCGAGCGTATTGCCGCCAACCGCCACGCTCTGACGGACGAACAGCTCACCGAGCGCATGGCCGCCGGCCGGCGGGCCGGTTACGATGCCGTGTTTAACGCCCCCAAGTCGGTCTCGATCCAAGCCTTCATCGGGGGAGATGACCGGCTGATCGCTGCCCATGAAACCGCGGTCCGGAAGGCTCTCCATGAGCTGGAATCCTTCGCCCGGCACCAGACCGGTCGGGGCCTGAACAAGCGTCATGTCGCCTCCGGTGGCATCGCCGCTGCCGTCTTCCGCCACGGCGAAAGCCGGGCGCTGGACCCGCACCTGCATTCCCACTCCTTCGTCTTCAACGTGACGGCAAGTGAGACAGGCCGACTCATGGCCTTGGAAAGCTCGGCCATCTTTGAAAACACCCGTTACCTGACGGAGGTTTACCGCAATGCCCTTGCTCGGGAAGTCCAACGGCTCGGCTATGCCATCGAACGCAGGGATCACGGCTTCGAACTGGCCGGTGTATCTTCAGATTTACTCGAACGCTTTTCAAAACGGGCGCAGCAGCGCGATGCCGCCATCAAGGTCCGCGAGGTCGAACTTGGCCGCGAACTTTCCCGCGATGAAATTGCCCTCCTTGTTCGAGAAAACCGCGCGGCTAAGCAATATGAGCTGACTCCGGATGAGGTGCGCCAAGGCCAATTGGCCCAAGTGAACGAGGGTGAATTGGCGCAGCTCCAGGCCCTCAAAACCGGAGCCCTTTGCTCCGGGCCGCCCGAGAGGCTTGCCCTGAGCGAAGCGATTGCGCGCGCGGCCGAACATCTGTTCGAGCGCCGCACGGTCGTTTCCGAGCAGGAATTCACGGCCACTGTGCTCCGGGAGGCTTACGGCCAGCACTCATTGGAGGAGGCAAAGGCGGCCATTGCGGTCGATGATCGCCTACTACGGGCGGAGGGGCAGGTTTCCACGCAGGCGGCCTTGGACCTCGAACGCAGCCTCGTGGACCGGCTCAATGCCGGGGTTGGTCGTCATGACAGTGGCTTCGGGTTTGTGGCCTACGCCGAAGGCGGCCATCTCACACGCGAACAGCGGCAAGCCGTGGAGCAGGTGCTTGATTCGAGGGACGTGGTCACAGTCCTCCGAGGCCGGGCCGGCACAGGCAAGACCCAGACTTTGGCCACCCTGATCGAGGGCGTCACCCGGTTTGACTGCAGGATGGCCTGCTTCGCCCCAAGCACCCAGGCCGTGACAATCCTGCACGAGGACGGCCAGCGACAGGGCGCCGCCGGTCATTCCGGCGCGGGCCATGTCTTGGGCGGTGCGCACACCGTTCAGCGATTGTTGGTGGACGAGAGCCTTCAGCAATCACTCAAGCGCAGCGTGTTGGTGGTTGACGAATACGGGCTGCTTTCCGTCCGCCAGTTGAAGCAATTGGTGGACATCGCCGAGAAGCAGCAGGCCCGGTTGCTCCTCGTGGGCGATTCCGCCCAGCACAAGAGTGTCGAGGCTGGGGACGCCGCCCGGATCATCGAGCGGGAAACGAGGGTCCGGGTTGTGACCTTGAGCGAGGTCCACCGACAGGCCGTCAACCCCGCCTACAAGGCCGCGGCGGAGGATCTGGCCGCCGGTCGGGTGGCGGCCGGACTCAAGCGACTGGACCGCATGGGAGCCGTGGTCGAAATCGAAAATCCCGCGCTCCGCCGCGAGCACATGGTTCGCGAATGGTTTCAAGCCACGCTGGAAACGAAGTTGGTGCGCACGGCTACCGGACAGGCTGAGCGCGCCAAGACGGCCTTGATGGTCGCGCCCACCTGGACCGAAATCGACCAACTGAACGTCATCGCCCGGCACCGCCTGCGAACCAATGGACAACTCACGGGCGAGGACCAGAAGTTCGTGGCGCTGCGGGCGAAGGACTGGACCCACGCCCAGCAGAAGAACATTCGCAACTACCGGCCGGGTGACGTGCTGGTGGCGCACAAGGACACCAAGCATTTTTCGCGCGGCGACGAATTGCGCGTGCTTCGCAAAGAAAAACGTCGGATCATTGCGACGCGCGGCACCACTGAGCTGTCGCTATCTCCCTGCCAATCCGGACTCACGTGGACGGTGTGCGAAGAGCGTCCCAATCCTGTCACGGCCGGCGACCGGCTGCGGCTCCGCTCCATCGCCCGCGTTGAATCCCCATCTGGGCAGATTCGTCGGTTGGCGAACGGAGCCGTGGTGATGGTTCAGTCCGTCAATGCCGCCGGTCAGATCGTGCTGCAGGACGGCTCCACCCTGCATACCCGGCAGGTCGCCTACGGCTACGCGCTAACATCGCACGCTTCCCAGGGCGTCACCGTGGATAAGGTCTTCCTCGCCGGCGCCGCTTCCCGTGAGGGTCTTTATGTCGCTGCTACCCGCGGTCGTGAATCGGTCCGAATCTTCGTGCCTGATCGCGAAGATTTTCTCGATGCGGCGGGCCTGCGATCTGAAGCTCGCACGAGCGCGTTGGAATTCACCAGATCATTCCGTCCCGATCTACGGACCCATTTGGCCCGCGCTTGGAATTACCTACAACAGGTGCGTGCGCAAGTCGTCGATTATCTCGTTGCCCAACCGGATGTCCGATTTCTGCCTCCGCCAGAAATCCATCGCATCCCGGTGCGGGCCGTGGAGCGGGTTTGTTCCCATGCGTCGGAGGACTATTCACCGGGTCACCGCCATTCCGAAGCCCCCGACCAAGGCATGCGCATGCGCTTATGA
- a CDS encoding response regulator produces the protein MSVSEPQKRLLHILCAEDDRFFREAVTGLLESAGHRVCAAENGHAAWDILLEEMDRIDVVITDHRMPGFTGLELVQLLRQTTFRGRIYVYTSLLKPEEEHGYRGLRVDGIFSKNIALAELLRAVEDTRPAVPSKILQPISRTQP, from the coding sequence ATGAGTGTTTCAGAACCCCAAAAACGACTGCTCCACATCCTCTGCGCCGAAGACGACCGCTTCTTCCGTGAAGCGGTCACGGGCCTGCTGGAGTCGGCGGGGCACCGGGTGTGCGCGGCGGAGAACGGACACGCAGCCTGGGACATCCTGCTCGAGGAAATGGACCGCATCGACGTCGTCATCACCGACCATCGGATGCCCGGATTCACCGGGCTGGAACTGGTCCAGCTTCTGCGCCAGACGACCTTTCGCGGGCGGATCTACGTCTATACGTCACTGCTGAAACCGGAGGAGGAACATGGCTATCGTGGCCTACGCGTGGACGGCATATTCTCCAAGAACATCGCGCTGGCGGAACTGCTGCGGGCAGTCGAAGATACCCGGCCGGCGGTCCCCTCAAAAATTCTCCAACCGATCTCCCGCACCCAGCCCTAA
- a CDS encoding helix-turn-helix domain-containing protein, whose product MTIVAAMLSLRSAPEVAAELAQRVRARRLQRAWTQAEMARRAGIREATYVLFERTGKISLLRLLKVLDMLGLLEEFDRIAREPDLSTVTLAELVKPTRQRGSRKRP is encoded by the coding sequence ATGACGATAGTCGCTGCTATGTTATCGCTAAGAAGCGCTCCGGAAGTCGCCGCTGAACTCGCCCAACGGGTTCGAGCGCGGCGCTTGCAGCGCGCCTGGACCCAAGCGGAAATGGCCCGGCGGGCGGGGATCAGGGAGGCGACCTATGTCCTGTTCGAGCGCACGGGCAAGATTTCACTCCTCCGGCTTTTGAAGGTGCTCGACATGCTGGGCCTGCTGGAAGAGTTCGACCGCATCGCGCGTGAGCCGGATTTGTCCACCGTGACGCTCGCTGAATTAGTGAAACCGACGCGGCAACGGGGCAGCCGGAAACGCCCATGA
- the merA gene encoding mercury(II) reductase, translating into MSDCCSTQRTSPTQGSGTGRSGAEGKHLLIVGGGGAAFAAALKASSLGARVTIINDGLPMGGTCVNVGCVPSKTLLRAAESLHRAQHPPPFAGISTSGRLEDFSAVMRQKRELVEQLRQAKYADVIGDDPNITFRRGRGKLVDNRTVSVDGEHLHGDAVLIATGARPAIPAIPGLAQVAYLTNESAFEMTALPASLLVLGGRYIALEIAQLFARLGTRVTVLQRSARILPDQSPELTNALTAYLEAEGIRVVTGVQSQRVAEQNGEVVFEATVGGKSEQFRAERLLLATGRQPNIDSLGLPAVGVLTDERGFVQVDDMLATPAKGVFAAGDVIGEPMFVYTAAYEGALAAENALTGAGRTRDYTALPWVVFTDPQVAGVGLDEAEARKQGIPAEAVTLPLAQVPRAIAARDTRGFIQLIRNPETDQVLGARVLAPEGGELLMEVALAIRHGLTVQSLATAFHPYLTLGEGIKLAALSFGKDVKKLSCCAA; encoded by the coding sequence ATGTCCGACTGCTGCTCAACCCAACGAACCTCCCCGACGCAGGGAAGCGGCACCGGCCGCTCGGGCGCCGAGGGCAAACACCTGCTAATCGTGGGCGGAGGCGGAGCCGCCTTTGCTGCCGCACTGAAGGCCTCCAGCCTCGGGGCCAGAGTCACGATCATCAACGACGGACTGCCCATGGGCGGCACCTGCGTCAACGTCGGGTGCGTGCCGTCCAAGACGCTCCTGCGCGCGGCCGAGTCGCTGCATCGCGCGCAACACCCACCGCCGTTCGCCGGCATCAGCACGTCGGGCCGGCTCGAAGACTTTTCCGCGGTCATGCGGCAGAAGCGCGAGCTGGTCGAGCAGCTCCGCCAGGCCAAATACGCCGACGTGATCGGCGACGATCCGAATATCACCTTTCGGCGCGGGCGGGGCAAACTGGTTGATAACCGCACGGTCAGCGTGGATGGCGAGCACCTCCACGGCGATGCCGTGCTGATCGCAACCGGCGCGCGGCCCGCCATTCCCGCCATCCCCGGCCTTGCGCAGGTCGCCTATTTGACGAACGAATCGGCCTTCGAGATGACGGCTTTGCCGGCTTCACTGCTCGTGCTGGGCGGTCGCTACATCGCCTTGGAAATCGCCCAGTTGTTCGCCCGGCTCGGCACCCGGGTGACCGTGTTGCAACGCTCTGCGCGGATCCTGCCCGATCAATCGCCGGAGTTGACCAACGCGCTCACCGCTTACCTCGAAGCCGAGGGCATCCGCGTTGTCACCGGAGTGCAGTCGCAACGGGTGGCCGAGCAGAACGGCGAGGTCGTTTTCGAGGCGACCGTCGGAGGCAAGTCCGAGCAGTTTCGCGCCGAACGGCTCCTCCTGGCGACGGGCCGCCAGCCCAACATCGACAGCCTCGGACTGCCCGCCGTGGGCGTCCTCACCGACGAGCGCGGATTTGTGCAAGTAGACGACATGTTGGCTACACCCGCGAAGGGAGTCTTCGCTGCCGGTGACGTGATCGGCGAACCCATGTTTGTCTATACAGCGGCCTACGAGGGCGCGCTCGCGGCGGAGAACGCCCTGACTGGTGCCGGGCGCACCCGCGACTACACCGCGCTGCCTTGGGTGGTCTTTACTGATCCCCAGGTCGCGGGCGTCGGTCTCGACGAAGCGGAAGCCCGGAAGCAGGGGATTCCGGCCGAGGCGGTGACCCTGCCACTCGCCCAAGTGCCGCGGGCCATCGCCGCGCGCGATACCCGCGGATTCATCCAACTGATTCGGAACCCCGAGACCGATCAGGTCCTCGGGGCACGGGTGCTCGCTCCCGAAGGCGGCGAACTGCTCATGGAAGTCGCCCTGGCGATCCGCCACGGCCTGACCGTGCAATCGCTCGCCACGGCGTTTCATCCCTATCTGACGCTCGGCGAAGGCATCAAACTCGCGGCGCTTTCCTTCGGCAAGGATGTGAAAAAACTGAGTTGCTGTGCCGCCTAA
- a CDS encoding helix-turn-helix transcriptional regulator, with protein sequence MRLGQGVAQAKTHSQCVYRYVLFRYDERLRQTIPRAFGRVLRSHRERRKWSQLQLAEKADLHINMIGMLERGERGPSLETVFQFCEIFEVPVDRFMAAVANELEID encoded by the coding sequence ATGCGTTTGGGACAAGGTGTGGCGCAAGCAAAAACACACTCACAGTGTGTATATAGATATGTGCTTTTTCGTTACGATGAACGCTTGCGTCAGACCATACCCAGAGCATTCGGTCGCGTCCTGCGTTCCCACAGGGAGCGCAGAAAATGGAGCCAGCTACAGTTGGCGGAGAAGGCGGACCTTCATATCAACATGATCGGTATGCTTGAACGAGGGGAGAGAGGCCCGAGCTTGGAAACCGTGTTTCAGTTCTGTGAAATCTTTGAAGTTCCAGTGGATCGGTTCATGGCCGCAGTCGCCAACGAGCTGGAAATAGATTGA
- a CDS encoding response regulator: MDDLSSVCISVAYYLEVCGYRTFKADSGLAALETYRREQIDGVLLDIQMPGMNGFQTCAQLQAVARETGRQLQVWFMTGIHYRELDEDCAKAGGRMVFHKPFEWTQLLAELEQGLALLPPRTGPDAEARSPSS, translated from the coding sequence GTGGACGATCTATCTTCGGTCTGCATCTCGGTCGCCTATTACCTGGAGGTCTGCGGTTACCGGACCTTCAAGGCCGATTCGGGCCTGGCGGCATTGGAAACTTACCGCCGGGAGCAGATTGATGGTGTCCTGCTGGATATCCAGATGCCGGGGATGAACGGCTTTCAGACCTGCGCCCAATTGCAGGCGGTCGCACGGGAGACGGGCCGACAGCTCCAGGTCTGGTTCATGACCGGCATTCATTACCGGGAACTCGATGAGGACTGCGCCAAAGCGGGCGGGAGGATGGTCTTCCACAAGCCTTTTGAGTGGACGCAACTGTTGGCTGAACTTGAGCAGGGTCTTGCCCTGCTCCCGCCGCGCACGGGACCTGACGCGGAAGCCCGGTCACCCTCGTCCTGA
- a CDS encoding metallophosphoesterase — MKLLHVSDLHFRVHWFEWVAAQAAQFDAVCFSGDLLDVFPNASIGLRAQCKWMRTWLGNFPGRMYVCSGNHDWWPPQEHVSDNDTQGGWLKKAAGPKVRVDGTSEIFQGYRFVCCPWFGVPVVPGSEPAVVLVHAPPLGTPLSSDLGHEAGDPEVTAAVMKLPAGSFVLSGHIHDPKRWCHRLGPAWCFNPGVDFQALEPNHIVIDTAAGEAEFHGRGSIQWVSLAIKKR; from the coding sequence ATGAAACTGCTGCACGTTTCCGATCTGCATTTCCGCGTCCACTGGTTCGAGTGGGTGGCAGCGCAGGCGGCGCAATTCGATGCCGTGTGCTTCAGTGGAGACCTGCTGGATGTCTTCCCGAACGCGAGCATCGGCCTTCGAGCACAGTGCAAATGGATGCGCACTTGGCTCGGGAATTTTCCCGGGAGGATGTATGTGTGCAGCGGTAACCACGATTGGTGGCCGCCGCAGGAGCACGTCAGCGACAACGATACGCAGGGCGGTTGGCTGAAGAAGGCCGCCGGCCCGAAGGTGCGCGTCGATGGCACGTCGGAAATCTTCCAAGGGTATCGTTTCGTTTGCTGCCCTTGGTTTGGGGTTCCGGTGGTTCCCGGCTCCGAACCCGCCGTGGTGCTCGTGCACGCCCCGCCACTGGGCACACCGCTGTCCTCCGATTTGGGCCACGAGGCGGGCGATCCCGAAGTGACTGCGGCCGTCATGAAGCTGCCGGCCGGAAGCTTCGTTCTTTCGGGACACATCCATGATCCCAAGCGCTGGTGCCACCGCCTCGGCCCGGCGTGGTGTTTCAATCCGGGCGTGGATTTCCAGGCGCTGGAGCCGAATCACATCGTCATCGATACGGCGGCCGGGGAAGCTGAATTTCACGGCCGGGGCTCTATTCAGTGGGTCTCACTAGCGATTAAGAAACGGTAA
- a CDS encoding cation transporter, with the protein MQKSRFSWTLAGGLLAGFAASLCCVGPLVSLGLGLGSFAASAWFAQWRPVFLGLTFALLGLAWYLTYRRPKTDCADGSCARPPGKAARLSLWLGTLIALAAAIYPALPAAHRPTVAAVAAGDASFSVSIPSMDCPPCATGIEANLQRAPGVKRATVDFDSKRAVIAYDPAVTSRDQLLARIDATGFQAERSSIK; encoded by the coding sequence ATGCAAAAGTCGCGTTTTTCCTGGACCCTAGCCGGCGGTCTTCTCGCCGGATTCGCCGCGTCCCTCTGCTGCGTGGGGCCGCTGGTGTCGCTCGGCTTGGGGCTGGGTAGTTTCGCGGCGTCGGCCTGGTTCGCACAATGGCGGCCGGTATTTCTCGGGCTCACCTTCGCCCTGCTGGGACTCGCCTGGTATCTGACCTACCGTCGGCCAAAGACCGACTGTGCGGACGGTTCCTGTGCCCGACCGCCCGGCAAGGCGGCGCGGCTCAGCCTGTGGCTGGGCACGCTGATTGCCCTGGCGGCGGCGATCTACCCCGCGCTGCCCGCAGCCCATCGGCCGACTGTGGCGGCGGTGGCGGCCGGGGACGCCAGCTTCAGCGTTTCGATTCCGTCCATGGATTGCCCGCCTTGCGCCACCGGGATCGAAGCCAACCTACAACGCGCTCCGGGCGTAAAGCGGGCAACCGTTGATTTTGACAGCAAACGGGCGGTCATAGCTTACGATCCCGCTGTCACCAGCCGCGACCAGTTGCTCGCCCGGATCGACGCCACCGGATTCCAAGCCGAGCGCTCTTCCATCAAATAA
- a CDS encoding cation transporter, which yields MSDCGCSFEARDAEQRKVLMRLLTINGTMFVTEMVVGLLAHSTGVMADSLDMLADALVYGTGLYAIGRSAMTKHRAAFWSGIFQVVLAGSILVEVARRAIYGSEPNSTLMMAVSMVALAANAYGLKLLSKHRNGEVHLRASWIFSRSDVIANAGVILAGVLVAVTDSRWPDLIVGTAIAAVVLHGGREILREANA from the coding sequence ATGAGCGATTGCGGATGCAGTTTCGAGGCACGCGACGCGGAGCAACGGAAAGTGCTGATGCGGCTGCTTACGATCAACGGCACGATGTTCGTGACGGAAATGGTGGTCGGACTGCTGGCCCATTCGACGGGCGTCATGGCTGACTCACTGGACATGCTGGCCGACGCCTTGGTCTACGGCACGGGACTCTACGCGATCGGGCGGTCCGCCATGACCAAGCACCGGGCGGCCTTTTGGAGCGGCATCTTCCAAGTGGTGCTCGCCGGTTCCATCCTCGTCGAAGTGGCGCGGCGGGCCATTTACGGGAGCGAGCCGAATTCGACGCTCATGATGGCCGTCTCCATGGTGGCGTTGGCAGCGAACGCTTACGGCCTGAAACTGCTCTCGAAGCATCGGAACGGCGAAGTGCACCTGCGGGCAAGCTGGATATTCTCCCGCAGCGACGTGATCGCGAACGCCGGCGTCATCCTGGCCGGTGTGCTGGTGGCGGTCACCGACTCGCGGTGGCCGGACCTCATCGTGGGCACCGCGATTGCCGCGGTGGTCCTGCACGGTGGACGCGAAATCCTCCGGGAAGCGAACGCATGA
- a CDS encoding SulP family inorganic anion transporter — protein MVNKIFKSAQMDELNDLTEVAERRLTKLGGRLRDNLVPPLLRSLPESDRSAWRADLVAGLTIAALTIPQSVAFALLIGIPVPAVIACAIVGTVICSLYCSSRHLVFGPTNTISLILAGALLTLADNPLDPLQKVLLIGFLMGTLQLAAGLTGFGKITQFVSRSVIVGYTTAVGTLIAIGQMGNLFGIARGPEVSLPGTLRHLAANVITFNFNEATAVVGLGSLLLIIWLRRWRPRWPDGLPTLILAGLASWALHLDEHGVGVVRDLGEISGGVPFFTGFPLNADGLALLPSITSVAIAAAVLGMLESVTIAKSLATKTGQRIDPDQELIGMGLGNLIGAGFGAMPGSASFLRSAAGLQAGARTQWAVITGSAVVLLLVLLLAPLLAYIPIAAIAAYLIVIAIRLFQPAQIFIVRRSTRADAMVFWVTLIAALFLQLDTAIYTGIGISLVLFLQKASAPTLLEHAFDEQGQLSQIDAPAERNHPQVSIVHVEGDLFFGAADLFQEGVRRLAEDPNIRVFILRMKNARHLDATTVMALGQLLDYLQSQDRHLLISGVHGDVAVVLKRSGLHAKIGLDNLFPAEENSTMATKKALQRAQDLIGVKPDLRVFYQRSAAAP, from the coding sequence ATGGTGAATAAAATTTTCAAGTCTGCGCAAATGGACGAACTCAACGACCTGACGGAGGTCGCAGAGCGACGGCTCACCAAACTGGGTGGTCGGCTGCGGGATAATCTGGTCCCGCCCCTGTTGCGTAGCCTGCCGGAAAGCGACCGGTCTGCCTGGCGAGCCGACCTCGTAGCCGGCCTGACGATTGCCGCACTCACCATTCCTCAATCTGTCGCCTTCGCCCTGCTGATCGGCATCCCCGTGCCCGCCGTCATCGCCTGCGCGATCGTGGGCACGGTGATTTGTTCCCTCTATTGCTCTTCGCGCCATCTCGTCTTCGGCCCGACCAACACTATCAGCCTGATTCTCGCAGGAGCGCTGCTCACTCTCGCCGACAATCCCCTCGACCCGCTTCAAAAGGTGCTCCTCATCGGGTTCTTGATGGGCACCTTGCAACTGGCCGCCGGCCTCACCGGTTTCGGCAAGATCACGCAATTTGTCTCACGTTCCGTCATCGTCGGCTACACCACCGCGGTCGGCACCCTCATCGCCATCGGCCAGATGGGCAATCTCTTCGGCATCGCCCGAGGCCCGGAGGTAAGTCTGCCCGGCACCCTCAGGCACCTCGCCGCGAACGTCATCACGTTCAACTTCAACGAGGCCACGGCCGTAGTTGGCCTCGGCAGCCTGCTTCTCATCATCTGGCTACGCCGGTGGCGGCCCCGCTGGCCCGACGGCCTGCCCACCTTGATCCTTGCAGGATTGGCCTCATGGGCCTTGCATCTCGATGAACACGGTGTGGGTGTCGTGCGCGACTTGGGCGAGATTTCGGGCGGCGTGCCTTTCTTCACCGGTTTTCCGCTCAATGCCGACGGCCTCGCGTTGCTGCCAAGTATCACCAGCGTCGCGATTGCGGCCGCCGTCCTGGGCATGCTCGAGTCGGTCACCATCGCCAAGAGCCTCGCAACCAAAACGGGCCAGCGCATCGATCCGGATCAGGAACTCATCGGCATGGGACTGGGTAATCTGATCGGCGCGGGTTTCGGCGCCATGCCCGGCTCCGCCTCCTTCCTGCGCAGCGCCGCCGGCCTCCAAGCCGGGGCGCGCACCCAGTGGGCCGTGATCACTGGCAGCGCCGTGGTGCTCTTGCTCGTTCTGTTGCTCGCACCGTTACTGGCCTATATCCCTATTGCCGCCATCGCCGCCTACCTGATCGTCATCGCTATCCGGCTCTTCCAACCTGCGCAGATCTTCATCGTCCGCCGCTCCACGCGCGCCGACGCCATGGTCTTCTGGGTCACACTGATCGCCGCCCTCTTCCTGCAACTCGACACCGCCATCTACACCGGCATCGGCATCTCCCTGGTGTTGTTCCTGCAAAAGGCCAGTGCGCCCACTTTGCTGGAGCACGCCTTCGACGAACAGGGCCAGCTGTCGCAGATCGACGCTCCTGCCGAGCGCAATCACCCGCAGGTCTCTATTGTGCACGTGGAAGGCGATTTGTTCTTCGGAGCGGCGGACCTCTTCCAGGAAGGCGTCCGACGGCTCGCCGAGGACCCGAACATCCGCGTATTCATCCTGAGGATGAAAAACGCTCGGCATCTCGACGCGACAACGGTCATGGCGCTGGGCCAGTTGCTCGACTACCTGCAATCGCAGGACCGGCATCTGCTCATCTCCGGGGTCCACGGCGATGTGGCCGTCGTGCTCAAGCGTAGCGGCCTGCACGCCAAGATCGGGTTGGACAATCTCTTCCCCGCCGAGGAAAACTCCACGATGGCCACCAAAAAGGCCCTTCAGCGCGCCCAAGATCTCATTGGCGTCAAACCCGACCTCCGAGTCTTTTATCAACGATCCGCTGCCGCTCCGTAG